A region of Streptomyces cinnamoneus DNA encodes the following proteins:
- a CDS encoding sensor histidine kinase, with the protein MTGALRSAAVALLGHRARLRWVHLLLGGALLMPYYLLAGTVVSMLGEERTNGIFPLSLLWQFVTFAIALVPAAITALHPLVRPLEGGAARALCGVPRNALATGPSRTWAARGRTAAWYTLHLLTGGVVSGMSLAAPPFAVLLILLPVTGAPGGSDAPYALGRLGPWTMAAPVAGLALLGLVFGTSWAAGEVLARCAPVLLGPTAADRLAAAEQHALRLALRNRLARELHDSVGHALSAVTLQASAARRLLDADPEFARQALAAIEETTREAVGELDTVLGLLREEGSAATAPAPTLAGLDALLDRTRAAGCTVTLTAPASLERVPPVVSREAYRIVQEGLGNALRHAGQVPVRLRIALLDDDLEVALENPLSPGAVPAHRPSGGGRGLPGIAERARLLRGTATAGAYEGVWRLTVRLPLAGGAR; encoded by the coding sequence GTGACGGGCGCCCTGCGGAGCGCGGCCGTCGCCCTGCTGGGGCACCGGGCGCGGCTGCGCTGGGTGCACCTGCTGCTGGGCGGGGCGCTGTTGATGCCGTACTACCTGCTGGCGGGCACGGTGGTGTCGATGCTCGGGGAGGAGCGCACGAACGGCATCTTCCCGCTCTCCCTGCTGTGGCAGTTCGTCACCTTCGCCATCGCGCTGGTCCCGGCGGCGATCACGGCCCTGCACCCGCTCGTACGGCCCCTGGAGGGCGGGGCGGCGCGGGCGCTGTGCGGGGTGCCACGGAACGCGCTGGCCACCGGGCCGAGCAGGACCTGGGCGGCGCGGGGACGCACGGCCGCCTGGTACACCCTGCACCTGCTGACGGGCGGCGTCGTCAGCGGGATGTCGCTGGCGGCGCCGCCCTTCGCGGTGCTGCTGATCCTCCTGCCGGTCACCGGCGCCCCCGGCGGCTCCGACGCGCCGTACGCGCTCGGACGCCTGGGCCCGTGGACGATGGCGGCCCCCGTGGCCGGGCTCGCCCTGCTGGGCCTGGTCTTCGGCACGTCCTGGGCGGCTGGGGAGGTGCTGGCGCGCTGCGCGCCCGTCCTGCTGGGGCCCACGGCCGCCGACCGGCTGGCGGCCGCCGAGCAGCACGCCCTGCGCCTGGCCCTGCGCAACCGTCTCGCGCGCGAGCTGCACGACTCGGTCGGCCACGCGCTCAGCGCCGTGACGCTCCAGGCGAGCGCCGCCCGCCGGCTCCTCGACGCGGACCCGGAGTTCGCCCGGCAGGCGCTGGCCGCGATCGAGGAGACGACCCGCGAGGCGGTCGGCGAACTCGACACCGTCCTGGGGCTGCTGCGCGAGGAGGGGTCCGCCGCCACCGCTCCCGCGCCGACCCTCGCCGGCCTGGACGCCCTGCTGGACCGCACGCGGGCGGCGGGCTGCACGGTCACGCTCACCGCGCCCGCCTCCCTGGAGCGGGTGCCCCCGGTCGTCTCCCGCGAGGCGTACCGGATCGTTCAGGAAGGGCTCGGCAACGCCCTGCGCCACGCGGGACAGGTCCCCGTGCGCCTGCGGATCGCCCTGCTCGACGACGACTTGGAGGTCGCCTTGGAGAATCCGTTGAGCCCCGGTGCCGTGCCCGCGCACCGCCCGTCCGGCGGAGGCCGCGGGCTGCCCGGCATAGCCGAGCGGGCCCGGCTGCTGCGCGGCACCGCCACCGCGGGCGCGTACGAGGGCGTGTGGCGGCTGACCGTGCGGCTGCCGCTCGCGGGCGGCGCCCGGTGA
- a CDS encoding LLM class flavin-dependent oxidoreductase has translation MTVPFSVLDRSRTRQGREPGEALRDTVAFAREAEALGYHRFWVSEHHSVPGVAGSAPTVLAAAVAGATSRIRVGTGGVMLPNHRTLVVAEQFGVLESLFPGRIDMGLGRSVGFTDGIRRALGADKDAMGDFGAQLAELAAYFTDGPRPHPQVHARPAEGLRVPMFVLANESGAERAAEAGAALVIGGLKGEDAMLAAIERYRAAFRPSAGWPRPHVMVAGNVAVAETSEAARRLLVPEAWSLAYSRTHGVFPPLLAAEEIEELPMTEKERGFYEAGLRGHIHGTQEEVGAALAALVGRTGADEVLVTTSSFDRAALLDSYRRLAALAGPPERPRRVAAPAATAPAPRA, from the coding sequence GTGACCGTTCCGTTCTCCGTACTGGACCGCTCCCGCACCCGGCAGGGGCGGGAGCCGGGCGAGGCCCTGCGCGACACCGTCGCCTTCGCGCGGGAGGCCGAGGCGCTCGGCTACCACCGCTTCTGGGTGTCGGAGCACCACAGTGTGCCCGGCGTCGCGGGCTCGGCGCCGACCGTGCTCGCGGCGGCGGTGGCGGGGGCGACCTCGCGGATCCGGGTCGGCACCGGCGGCGTGATGCTGCCCAACCACCGCACCCTGGTCGTCGCCGAGCAGTTCGGGGTGCTGGAGTCGCTCTTCCCCGGCCGGATCGACATGGGTCTGGGCCGTTCCGTGGGGTTCACCGACGGGATCCGGCGGGCGCTGGGCGCGGACAAGGACGCCATGGGGGACTTCGGCGCCCAGCTGGCGGAGCTCGCGGCGTACTTCACCGACGGCCCCAGGCCCCATCCGCAGGTGCACGCCCGCCCGGCGGAGGGCCTGCGGGTGCCCATGTTCGTCCTCGCCAACGAGTCGGGCGCCGAGCGGGCCGCCGAGGCCGGGGCGGCCCTGGTGATCGGGGGTCTGAAGGGCGAGGACGCGATGCTCGCCGCCATCGAGCGCTACCGCGCCGCCTTCCGGCCCTCGGCCGGCTGGCCCCGGCCCCATGTGATGGTCGCGGGGAACGTCGCCGTGGCGGAGACGAGCGAGGCGGCCCGGCGGCTGCTGGTGCCGGAGGCGTGGTCGCTGGCGTACTCCCGGACGCACGGCGTCTTCCCGCCGCTCCTCGCGGCCGAGGAGATCGAGGAACTGCCGATGACGGAGAAGGAGCGGGGCTTCTACGAAGCCGGGCTGCGCGGCCACATCCACGGCACGCAGGAGGAGGTGGGCGCGGCCCTGGCGGCCCTGGTGGGGCGCACCGGGGCGGACGAGGTGCTGGTGACCACCAGTTCGTTCGACAGGGCGGCGCTGCTGGACTCCTACCGGCGCCTGGCCGCACTGGCGGGACCGCCGGAGCGGCCCCGCCGCGTCGCCGCGCCGGCGGCTACAGCGCCTGCGCCGCGGGCTTGA
- a CDS encoding amidohydrolase family protein, translating to MASKDDSATASPVLHIKGRILVGPDPLSGVRDELWVVGGRITFDRPAGARDVTTVEGWVLPGLVDAHCHVGLDAHGAVDESTTEKQALTERGAGALLLRDAGSPSDTRWIDDREDLPRIIRAGRHIARTRRYIRNYAHEIEPEDLVAYVAREARRGDGWVKLVGDWIDRETGDLGVCWPRGEVEAAIAEAHRLGARVTAHCFAEETLAPLVEAGIDCVEHATGLTEETIPLFAERGVAIVPTLVNIATFPRLAAGGEAKFPRWADHMRRLHARRYETVGAAYDAGVPVYVGTDAGGSLPHGLVAQEVAELVTAGVPASAALAATAWGAREWLGRPGLEEGAPADLVVYDADPRADVRVLGAPRRVVLRGRVVA from the coding sequence ATGGCCTCCAAGGACGACAGCGCGACGGCGTCGCCGGTGCTGCACATCAAGGGACGGATACTCGTCGGACCGGACCCGCTGAGCGGGGTGCGCGACGAGCTGTGGGTGGTCGGTGGGCGGATCACCTTCGACCGGCCGGCGGGGGCGCGGGACGTCACCACCGTCGAGGGCTGGGTGCTGCCCGGCCTGGTGGACGCCCACTGCCACGTCGGGCTCGACGCGCACGGCGCCGTCGACGAGTCGACCACCGAGAAGCAGGCGCTGACCGAACGCGGCGCCGGCGCGCTGCTCCTGCGCGACGCCGGGTCCCCCTCCGACACCCGCTGGATCGACGACCGCGAGGACCTGCCGCGCATCATCCGCGCGGGCCGCCACATCGCCCGGACCCGCCGCTACATCCGCAACTACGCGCACGAGATCGAGCCCGAGGACCTGGTGGCGTACGTCGCGCGCGAGGCCCGGCGCGGCGACGGCTGGGTCAAGCTCGTGGGCGACTGGATCGACCGGGAGACCGGCGACCTGGGCGTCTGCTGGCCGCGCGGCGAGGTCGAGGCCGCCATCGCCGAGGCGCACCGGCTGGGCGCCCGCGTCACCGCGCACTGCTTCGCCGAGGAGACGCTCGCGCCGCTGGTGGAGGCGGGCATCGACTGCGTCGAGCACGCCACCGGACTGACCGAGGAGACGATTCCGCTGTTCGCCGAGCGGGGCGTGGCGATCGTGCCGACCCTGGTCAACATCGCGACCTTCCCGCGGCTCGCGGCGGGCGGCGAGGCCAAGTTCCCGCGCTGGGCCGACCACATGCGCCGCCTGCACGCGCGGCGGTACGAGACGGTGGGCGCCGCCTACGACGCCGGCGTCCCGGTCTACGTCGGGACGGACGCGGGCGGTTCGCTGCCGCACGGCCTGGTCGCCCAGGAGGTCGCCGAGCTGGTCACGGCGGGCGTCCCGGCCTCGGCGGCCCTCGCCGCGACGGCGTGGGGGGCCCGGGAGTGGCTGGGCCGGCCGGGCCTGGAGGAGGGCGCCCCCGCGGACCTGGTGGTCTACGACGCCGATCCGCGCGCCGACGTCCGGGTGCTGGGCGCGCCGCGCCGGGTGGTGCTGCGGGGGCGCGTGGTGGCGTGA
- a CDS encoding TerD family protein codes for MTPGSNLPLSVARVTVDVTAPVRLDVSGLLLTADGKVRSDDDFVFYNQPHGPGVTHRAASAGSPDAITVDTSAVPAGIEKIVVTASLDAAGTTFAGTEPTATVRGADDGAVIAAFTPPQLGAETALVIVEVYRRNGAWKVRAVGQGYADGLAGIATDFGVSVEEPAPAQPAAAPATPAPPAPATVFPAAPPMPAAAPPAPAAPPAVPGKISLDKGKVSLRKNETVSLVKGGQPLTRSVKMGLGWEPAWNSAAIDLDASVIAYGPDRNMIDACYFGRLQILNGTIQHSGDNLTGEGSGDDETITVHMGGLPPEVTGLVFTVSSFNGQKFTDVAKAYCRLLDAQTGEELVRFDLTGSEPKTGVLMCKFIRQFTGEWEMTAMGEYVKAKTVRDLVKPAAQAL; via the coding sequence ATGACCCCCGGCTCGAACCTTCCGCTCTCCGTCGCCCGGGTGACGGTGGACGTCACCGCTCCGGTGCGGCTCGACGTCTCGGGCCTGCTGCTCACCGCCGACGGCAAGGTGCGCTCCGACGACGACTTCGTCTTCTACAACCAGCCCCACGGCCCCGGCGTGACCCACCGGGCCGCCTCCGCCGGCTCCCCCGACGCGATCACCGTCGACACGTCCGCCGTCCCGGCCGGCATCGAGAAGATCGTGGTCACGGCCAGCCTGGACGCCGCCGGCACCACCTTCGCCGGCACCGAGCCGACCGCCACCGTGCGCGGCGCGGACGACGGCGCCGTGATCGCCGCGTTCACCCCGCCCCAGCTGGGCGCGGAGACGGCGCTGGTGATCGTCGAGGTCTACCGGCGCAACGGCGCCTGGAAGGTCCGCGCGGTCGGCCAGGGTTACGCCGACGGCCTGGCCGGCATCGCCACGGACTTCGGCGTGAGCGTGGAGGAGCCCGCCCCGGCCCAGCCCGCCGCCGCCCCCGCCACCCCGGCGCCCCCCGCGCCCGCGACGGTCTTCCCCGCGGCCCCGCCCATGCCGGCCGCCGCTCCCCCGGCGCCCGCCGCGCCGCCCGCCGTCCCGGGGAAGATCAGCCTCGACAAGGGCAAGGTGAGCCTCCGCAAGAACGAGACGGTCTCGCTGGTCAAGGGCGGACAGCCGCTGACACGCTCCGTGAAGATGGGCCTCGGCTGGGAGCCGGCCTGGAACAGCGCGGCCATCGACCTCGACGCCTCGGTCATCGCCTACGGCCCCGACCGCAACATGATCGACGCCTGTTACTTCGGCCGTCTGCAGATCCTGAACGGCACCATCCAGCACTCGGGGGACAACCTCACCGGCGAGGGCTCCGGCGACGACGAGACGATCACCGTGCACATGGGCGGTCTGCCGCCGGAGGTGACGGGCCTGGTCTTCACCGTCAGCTCGTTCAACGGCCAGAAGTTCACGGACGTCGCCAAGGCCTACTGCCGCCTGCTGGACGCCCAGACCGGCGAGGAGCTCGTACGCTTCGACCTCACCGGCTCGGAGCCGAAGACCGGCGTGCTCATGTGCAAGTTCATCCGCCAGTTCACCGGCGAGTGGGAGATGACGGCCATGGGCGAGTACGTCAAGGCGAAGACGGTCCGGGACCTGGTCAAGCCCGCGGCGCAGGCGCTGTAG
- a CDS encoding response regulator has protein sequence MTAAPPPVRIVLADDERMVRTALRAILGAEPDLQVVGEAATGAEAVSLVRELRPDIVLMDVRMPEVDGIRATERIVAGMAEPPRVIVVTTFENDAYVYDALRAGACGFLLKRAGADELVQAVRMVAGSDSLLFPSAVRALAAAYGQERASRAEAERLRARLSEREAEVLRLMTRGLSNAEIAQRMALGAATVKTHVAGVLAKLGVRDRTQAVIAAYECGFVSPR, from the coding sequence GTGACGGCCGCCCCGCCGCCGGTGCGGATCGTGCTCGCGGACGACGAGCGGATGGTGCGCACCGCCCTGCGCGCCATCCTGGGCGCCGAGCCGGACCTTCAGGTCGTGGGCGAGGCGGCCACGGGCGCGGAGGCGGTGTCCCTGGTCCGGGAGCTGCGCCCGGACATCGTGCTGATGGACGTCCGCATGCCGGAGGTCGACGGCATCCGCGCGACGGAGCGCATCGTGGCGGGCATGGCCGAGCCGCCGCGCGTCATCGTCGTCACGACCTTCGAGAACGACGCCTACGTCTACGACGCGCTGCGCGCCGGTGCCTGCGGCTTCCTGCTCAAGCGCGCGGGCGCGGACGAACTGGTGCAGGCGGTGCGGATGGTGGCCGGCAGCGACTCGCTGCTGTTCCCCTCGGCCGTGCGGGCCCTGGCCGCCGCCTACGGCCAGGAACGGGCCTCCCGCGCGGAGGCCGAGCGGCTGCGCGCCCGGCTGTCCGAGCGGGAGGCGGAGGTGCTGCGGCTGATGACGCGCGGCCTGTCGAACGCGGAGATCGCGCAGCGGATGGCGCTGGGGGCCGCGACCGTCAAGACGCACGTGGCGGGCGTGCTGGCCAAGCTGGGGGTGCGCGACCGCACCCAGGCGGTCATCGCGGCGTACGAATGCGGGTTCGTGTCGCCGCGGTGA
- a CDS encoding alkaline phosphatase PhoX produces MSLSRREFAKRSAATGAGVALAGSVGVLASAPGALAAQPGAGRPPGYGPLLADPAGLLALPAGFTYRVVTRTGVTRLESGESTPSNHDGTAAFAGRRGTTLLVNNHELKGPRANWPHPVPLADGLVYDPAAAGGCTVVEVAPHGDHVAEWVGIAGTSTNCAGGTTPWGTWLTCEETEDKAGQNGMTKDHGYVFEVDPHDRRAARHPKPVKALGRYAHEAVVVDPDPARGHLYLTEDAAGPNGLFYRWVPPHGFRHGRGRLRALADDAGVLQAFTCYDSGGRFVDDLSRATHTGTVYGVDWTTVPDRDARTTSVRRQFHDGEVTRARKLEGMWWGDGGVYVVASFAREESPVRHDGQVWFYDPRRRTLTLKVLLGVNPHPERDGAFDGPDNITVSPHGGLVIAEDGEGVQHLFGALDDGRTYPIARNELNIGTPQKPEYSEFTGVTFAPDGRTLFANIQEPGIMLAITGPWRRP; encoded by the coding sequence ATGTCCCTCAGCCGAAGAGAGTTCGCCAAGCGATCCGCCGCCACCGGCGCGGGGGTGGCCCTCGCCGGCAGCGTCGGCGTGCTGGCCAGCGCGCCCGGTGCGCTGGCCGCCCAGCCGGGCGCCGGGAGGCCGCCCGGGTACGGGCCGCTGCTGGCCGACCCGGCCGGCCTCCTCGCGCTGCCCGCCGGGTTCACGTACCGCGTCGTCACCCGCACCGGCGTCACCAGGCTGGAGTCGGGCGAGTCCACCCCCTCGAACCACGACGGCACGGCCGCCTTCGCCGGACGGCGGGGAACGACCCTGCTCGTCAACAACCACGAGCTGAAGGGCCCCCGCGCGAACTGGCCGCACCCCGTGCCGCTCGCCGACGGCCTGGTGTACGACCCGGCGGCCGCGGGCGGTTGCACGGTCGTCGAGGTCGCGCCGCACGGCGACCACGTCGCCGAATGGGTCGGCATAGCCGGCACGTCCACCAACTGCGCGGGCGGCACAACGCCCTGGGGCACCTGGCTGACCTGCGAGGAGACCGAGGACAAGGCCGGCCAGAACGGCATGACCAAGGACCACGGCTACGTCTTCGAGGTCGATCCCCACGACCGGCGGGCGGCCCGCCACCCCAAGCCGGTCAAGGCCCTCGGCCGGTACGCCCACGAAGCCGTCGTCGTGGACCCGGACCCGGCCCGCGGCCACCTCTACCTGACCGAGGACGCCGCCGGTCCCAACGGGCTGTTCTACCGCTGGGTCCCGCCGCACGGCTTCCGGCACGGGCGGGGCCGGCTGCGCGCCCTGGCCGACGACGCGGGCGTGCTCCAGGCGTTCACGTGCTACGACTCCGGCGGCCGGTTCGTCGACGACCTCTCGCGCGCCACCCACACGGGCACCGTCTACGGCGTGGACTGGACGACGGTGCCCGACCGCGACGCGCGGACGACTTCCGTGCGCAGGCAGTTCCACGACGGCGAGGTCACCCGGGCCCGCAAGCTGGAGGGCATGTGGTGGGGCGACGGCGGCGTGTACGTCGTGGCGTCGTTCGCCCGGGAGGAGAGCCCGGTGCGGCACGACGGGCAGGTGTGGTTCTACGACCCCCGCCGCCGCACCCTGACCCTGAAGGTCCTGCTGGGCGTCAACCCGCACCCCGAGCGTGACGGCGCCTTCGACGGGCCGGACAACATCACGGTCTCCCCGCACGGCGGGCTGGTGATCGCCGAGGACGGCGAGGGCGTCCAGCACCTCTTCGGCGCGCTCGACGACGGCCGTACGTACCCGATCGCGCGCAACGAGCTCAACATCGGGACGCCCCAGAAGCCGGAGTACAGCGAGTTCACCGGGGTGACCTTCGCGCCGGACGGGCGCACCCTCTTCGCCAACATCCAGGAGCCGGGCATCATGCTCGCGATCACCGGCCCGTGGCGCCGCCCGTGA
- a CDS encoding serine hydrolase domain-containing protein translates to MSEGIVAQGTVAEGFEAVRAEFEATLNEERAGHSAQLAAYADGQLVVDLWGGPGMAGDSLTGVFSSTKGAAHLVVALLVQEGVLELDRKVASYWPEFAAEGKGDITLRELLAHRAGLVGVEGGFTAEELADDRAIAARLAAERPYWRPGAGFGYHAYVIGALTGEVVLRATGQTMQEVYEARIRAPHGLDLYMGLPEDQEHRVLDAQPMDPTPEQKRALAEGQAGPQSLHGLAFNLNHPHPTDLQSLPNSRAVRAAGPASVGGVGSARGLARMYAAAVSGLDGKAPLLAPRTIAEFSQVHSAGQDLVFGQPNSFALGFAATSQLYRFLGARSFGHSGAAGSQAFADPGAGLAFGYNRRRFAFPGGAAPEAARLAKAVWEAVTGR, encoded by the coding sequence GTGTCGGAGGGCATCGTGGCGCAGGGCACCGTCGCCGAGGGGTTTGAGGCGGTGCGCGCGGAGTTCGAGGCCACGCTGAACGAGGAGCGGGCCGGGCACTCCGCACAGCTCGCCGCGTACGCCGACGGACAGCTGGTCGTGGACCTGTGGGGAGGGCCCGGCATGGCGGGGGACTCGCTGACCGGTGTCTTCTCCTCCACCAAGGGCGCGGCCCACCTCGTCGTCGCCCTGCTGGTGCAGGAGGGCGTGCTGGAGCTGGACCGGAAGGTCGCCTCCTACTGGCCGGAGTTCGCAGCCGAGGGCAAGGGGGACATCACCCTGCGGGAGCTGCTCGCGCACCGGGCGGGCCTGGTCGGCGTGGAGGGCGGCTTCACGGCCGAGGAGCTGGCGGACGACCGCGCGATCGCCGCGCGCCTGGCCGCCGAGCGGCCCTACTGGCGCCCGGGCGCCGGCTTCGGCTACCACGCCTACGTCATCGGCGCCCTCACCGGCGAGGTCGTCCTGCGTGCCACCGGGCAGACCATGCAGGAGGTCTACGAGGCGCGGATCCGCGCCCCCCACGGCCTCGACCTCTACATGGGCCTGCCGGAGGACCAGGAGCACCGCGTGCTCGACGCCCAGCCGATGGACCCCACCCCCGAGCAGAAGCGCGCCCTGGCGGAGGGGCAGGCGGGGCCGCAGAGCCTGCACGGCTTGGCCTTCAACCTCAACCACCCGCACCCCACCGACCTGCAGTCCCTGCCCAACTCCCGTGCCGTGCGCGCCGCCGGCCCCGCCTCCGTCGGCGGCGTCGGCTCCGCGCGCGGCCTCGCGCGGATGTACGCGGCAGCGGTGAGCGGGCTGGACGGGAAGGCGCCGCTGCTTGCGCCCCGCACGATCGCGGAGTTCTCCCAGGTGCACTCGGCGGGCCAGGACCTGGTGTTCGGCCAGCCCAACTCCTTCGCCCTGGGCTTCGCCGCCACCTCGCAGCTCTACCGCTTCCTCGGGGCCCGCTCCTTCGGCCACAGCGGCGCCGCCGGCTCGCAGGCGTTCGCCGACCCGGGCGCCGGTCTCGCCTTCGGCTACAACCGCCGCCGCTTCGCCTTCCCGGGCGGCGCCGCCCCCGAGGCGGCCCGCCTGGCGAAGGCCGTGTGGGAGGCCGTGACGGGGCGCTGA
- a CDS encoding endonuclease/exonuclease/phosphatase family protein — MPTDRPAHRRTTATGFLIAGALAAGLVTPAQSASAADGSGVRIHDIQGTTRVSPLAGQQVRDVPGVVTAVKAFGSARGFWFQDPDPDHDAATSEGVFVFTGTTTPAVAPGDSVLVSGTVGEYYPGGEAAGLQSVTQLTKATWTVRSSGNPLPAAVRLTSSAVPARYAPDAHGGSIEKLPLKPGRYALDRYESLEGMRVEVRDAAVVGATNEHKELWVTADPRHDRTRRGGTLYGAYDDPNSARVKVASLIPFAQHPFPVADVGDALTGTTAGPLDYDNFGGYTLQATELGTLADHELARETTRKQRSDELAVATYNVENLSPKTPQAKFDRLAAALVTNLASPDVVALEEVQDDDGTVNDGVVDAGQTLKKLTDAIAAAGGPAYQWRQISPVNNQDGGQPGGNIRTAFLFNPARVSFKDVPGGDATTPVKVTRENGKAALSASPGRVAPADAAWTNSRKPLAGQFSFRGRDVFVVANHFNSKGGDQGLDSRFQPPARSSEIQRTQQAQLVNGFVKQLLAADKHANVIVAGDLNDYQFSPALKALTAGCVLTDQVDRLPKKERYGYVYQGNSQVLDHMLTSRHIGRVDYDIVHINAEFADQASDHDPQVLRWRP; from the coding sequence CTGCCCACCGACCGCCCCGCGCACAGACGCACCACCGCCACCGGTTTCCTCATAGCCGGCGCGCTCGCGGCGGGGCTCGTGACCCCCGCCCAGTCCGCGAGCGCCGCCGACGGATCCGGGGTGCGGATCCACGACATCCAGGGCACCACCCGCGTGTCGCCGCTCGCCGGGCAGCAGGTGCGGGACGTACCGGGCGTGGTGACGGCCGTCAAGGCCTTCGGCTCGGCGCGCGGCTTCTGGTTCCAGGACCCGGACCCCGACCACGACGCGGCGACCAGCGAGGGCGTCTTCGTCTTCACGGGGACGACCACGCCGGCCGTCGCCCCCGGCGACTCCGTTCTCGTGTCGGGCACGGTGGGCGAGTACTACCCCGGCGGCGAGGCCGCGGGGCTCCAGTCCGTCACCCAGCTGACCAAGGCCACCTGGACCGTCCGCTCCTCCGGCAACCCCCTGCCCGCCGCGGTGCGGCTGACGTCCTCGGCCGTCCCCGCCCGCTACGCGCCGGACGCGCACGGCGGCTCCATCGAGAAGCTGCCGCTCAAGCCCGGCCGGTACGCCCTGGACCGCTACGAGTCCCTGGAGGGCATGCGGGTCGAGGTGCGCGACGCCGCCGTCGTCGGGGCCACCAACGAGCACAAGGAGCTGTGGGTCACCGCCGACCCCCGGCACGACCGCACCCGGCGCGGCGGCACGCTCTACGGCGCGTACGACGACCCCAACTCCGCCCGGGTGAAGGTCGCCTCGCTGATCCCCTTCGCCCAGCACCCCTTCCCGGTCGCCGACGTGGGGGACGCGCTGACCGGCACCACCGCCGGCCCGCTGGACTACGACAACTTCGGCGGCTACACCCTCCAGGCCACCGAGCTGGGCACCCTCGCCGACCACGAGCTCGCCCGTGAGACCACGCGCAAGCAGCGGTCCGACGAGCTTGCCGTCGCCACGTACAACGTGGAGAACCTCTCCCCCAAGACGCCGCAGGCCAAGTTCGACCGCCTGGCGGCCGCGCTCGTGACCAACCTCGCCTCGCCCGACGTCGTCGCGCTCGAGGAGGTCCAGGACGACGACGGCACGGTGAACGACGGCGTCGTGGACGCCGGGCAGACGCTGAAGAAGCTGACCGACGCGATCGCCGCGGCGGGCGGCCCGGCCTACCAGTGGCGGCAGATCAGCCCCGTCAACAACCAGGACGGCGGCCAGCCGGGCGGCAACATCCGCACCGCCTTCCTCTTCAACCCCGCGCGCGTCTCGTTCAAGGACGTCCCGGGCGGCGACGCCACCACGCCCGTCAAGGTCACCCGGGAGAACGGCAAGGCGGCGCTGTCCGCCTCCCCGGGCCGCGTGGCCCCGGCCGACGCGGCGTGGACGAACAGCCGCAAGCCGCTGGCCGGCCAGTTCTCCTTCCGGGGCCGGGACGTCTTCGTGGTCGCCAACCACTTCAACTCCAAGGGCGGCGACCAGGGCCTCGACAGCCGCTTCCAGCCGCCGGCGCGCTCGTCGGAGATCCAGCGCACCCAGCAGGCGCAGCTCGTCAACGGCTTCGTGAAGCAGCTCCTCGCGGCCGACAAGCACGCGAACGTCATCGTCGCCGGCGACCTCAACGACTACCAGTTCTCGCCCGCCCTGAAGGCCCTCACCGCGGGCTGCGTCCTGACGGACCAGGTCGACAGGCTGCCGAAGAAGGAACGGTACGGCTACGTCTACCAGGGCAACTCCCAGGTCCTGGACCACATGCTGACCAGCCGCCACATCGGCCGCGTCGACTACGACATCGTCCACATCAACGCGGAGTTCGCCGACCAGGCGAGCGACCACGACCCCCAGGTGCTGCGCTGGCGCCCCTGA
- the dapA gene encoding 4-hydroxy-tetrahydrodipicolinate synthase translates to MPPTSPFGRTVCAMVTPFTPDGALDLDGAQRLADHLVCEGGCDGLVLSGTTGESPTTSDAEKSALVAAVVEAVGDRARITAGVGSASTAHTVELARAAEKAGAHGLLVVTPYYSRPPQEDVAEHFRTVADATGLPVMLYDIPGRTGTRVEPDTMLRVAEHPRVAGVKDCAYDLLGSAKVIAATGLAYYSGSEELNLPLRAVGGVGYVSTVANVAGPAVAAVLDAYDRGANEEAARLHQRTLPLVELMMAAGLPGTVTAKALLGALGLPGGPVRAPLRPASAERTRALLAARAELGL, encoded by the coding sequence ATGCCGCCCACCAGCCCCTTCGGCCGTACCGTCTGCGCGATGGTCACCCCCTTCACCCCGGACGGGGCGCTCGACCTGGACGGCGCACAGCGCCTGGCCGACCACCTCGTGTGCGAGGGGGGTTGCGACGGGCTCGTGCTGAGCGGCACCACCGGCGAGTCGCCGACGACGAGCGACGCGGAGAAGAGCGCGCTCGTCGCGGCCGTCGTCGAGGCCGTGGGAGACCGCGCGCGGATCACGGCCGGCGTCGGCTCGGCGAGCACCGCGCACACCGTGGAGCTGGCCCGGGCCGCCGAGAAGGCCGGGGCGCACGGGCTGCTGGTGGTCACCCCGTACTACAGCAGGCCGCCCCAGGAGGACGTCGCCGAGCACTTCCGCACGGTCGCCGACGCGACCGGGCTGCCGGTGATGCTGTACGACATCCCGGGCCGCACCGGCACGCGCGTCGAACCCGACACCATGCTCCGGGTGGCCGAGCACCCGCGGGTCGCCGGGGTCAAGGACTGCGCGTACGACCTGCTCGGCAGCGCGAAGGTGATCGCCGCGACCGGTCTCGCCTACTACTCCGGCTCGGAGGAACTGAACCTTCCGCTGCGGGCGGTGGGCGGCGTCGGCTACGTCAGCACGGTCGCCAACGTCGCCGGCCCGGCGGTCGCCGCCGTCCTGGACGCCTACGACCGCGGCGCGAACGAGGAGGCGGCGCGGCTCCACCAGCGCACGCTGCCGCTGGTGGAGCTGATGATGGCCGCGGGCCTGCCCGGCACCGTCACGGCCAAGGCCCTGCTGGGCGCGCTGGGCCTGCCCGGCGGCCCGGTGCGGGCGCCCCTGCGGCCGGCGTCCGCCGAGCGCACCCGGGCGCTGCTGGCGGCGCGTGCGGAGCTGGGCCTGTAG